From a single Leishmania donovani BPK282A1 complete genome, chromosome 17 genomic region:
- a CDS encoding protein kinase, putative — translation MERLQRVGVRTGPTFADAPASTSELPKPTFQPGSSIYEMDSSGRLHRFQCGRVLGRGGFAKCYEVSDETGTYALKAVNRASLEKPKTLQKLHSEISIHRRMKHKHVVEFLRTFRDRYYVYMLLEKCDHGTLMDLLKVRRFSVAETQYVMLQCLSALQYMHSECVIHRDLKPGNIMLDRELNVKIGDFGLAAELQYDGERKRTICGTPNYIAPEIIDHKSHGHSYEVDTWSLGVILYTLLVGQPPFQMEDVESTYKRIRQCRYDFPASVPDNARDLITQILQSSPAHRPTLMDIRQHSFFSSSPPPPLTPPASFASFGLPVPGAAAPATTATASAAAATTITRSARRGPAVDMHHPPPAPYGKELLGAPAQREVLRPINANVPPPPGAPTSPRHLANLRQQQQPTPAPTLPGTCARARSDTPRSAPATAAVPLSGRCPASSPQQLRNDDNADEDEKQQLTALHDRLHQTLCGDAA, via the coding sequence AtggagcgcctgcagcgcgtcggTGTCCGCACCGGCCCCACCTTCGCCGACGCACCCGCGTCCACGTCGGAGCTACCGAAGCCGACGTTCCAGCCTGGCAGCAGTATCTACGAGATGGACTCCAGCGGCAGGCTGCATCGCTTCCAGTGCGGTCGCGTgctcggccgcggcggcttcgcCAAGTGCTACGAGGTGTCGGACGAGACTGGCACCTACGCGCTCAAGGCCGTTAATCGTGCGTCGCTGGAGAAGCCCAAGAcgctgcagaagctgcaCAGTGAAATCAGCATCCACCGCCGCATGAAGCACAAGCACGTCGTCGAGTTCCTTCGCACGTTCCGCGACCGCTACTACGTGTACATGCTCTTGGAGAAGTGTGACCACGGGACGCTGATGGACCTACTCAAAGTGCGCCGTTTCAGCGTGGCGGAGACACAGTACGTGATGCTGCAGTGCctgtcggcgctgcagtACATGCACAGTGAGTGCGTCATCCACCGCGACCTGAAGCCCGGCAACATTATGCTGGACAGAGAGCTCAACGTCAAGATCGGCGACTTCGGCCTcgccgcggagctgcagTACGACGGCGAGCGCAAGCGCACCATTTGTGGAACGCCCAACTACATTGCACCCGAGATCATCGACCACAAGAGCCACGGTCACAGCTACGAGGTGGACACGTGGTCGCTCGGCGTCATCCTCTACACGCTGCTGGTGGGTCAGCCTCCGTTCCAGATGGAGGACGTGGAGTCTACATACAAGCGCATCCGCCAGTGCCGCTACGACTTCCCCGCCAGCGTGCCAGACAACGCGCGCGACCTTATCACCCAGATCCTGCAGAGCAGCCCGGCCCACCGCCCCACGCTGATGGACATCCGCCAGCACTCCTTCTTctcgtcgtcaccgccgccgccgctgacgccacCGGCATCGTTCGCGTCCTTCGGCCTGCCGGtgcccggcgccgccgcgcccgcgacgacggcgaccgcatcagcagcagcagcaaccacAATCAcacgcagcgcacgccgcgGGCCGGCGGTGGACATGCATCAcccaccgccggcgccgtaTGGTAAGGAGCTGTTAGGTGCCCCAGCACAacgcgaggtgctgcggcccaTCAACGCCAacgtgccaccgccgcccggcgcgccgacatcgccgcgccacctcgcGAACCTcaggcaacagcagcagcccacgccggcgccgacgctcCCTGgcacctgcgcgcgtgcgcgcagcgACACGCCACGCAGTGCCcctgcgacggcagcggtgccgctctcGGGCCGCTGCCCCGCTTCGtctccgcagcagctccgaaACGATGACAACGCtgacgaggacgagaagcagcagctgacggcgctgcacgacCGCCTGCACCAGACCCtgtgcggcgacgcggcc